A section of the Labrus mixtus chromosome 15, fLabMix1.1, whole genome shotgun sequence genome encodes:
- the LOC132990408 gene encoding tumor necrosis factor receptor superfamily member 14-like produces MKFRRNPRFTASLLIFMMNIFVSRTFTCRRTEYVFGDECCPMCPIGTRVKTDCVSCQPCREGTFMNKMNGFKLCFPCRECGAGSALKMKTSCTIRSDTVCEPLEGFYCSEFTVYDCFEAKKHRRCEPGEYISQRGTSSTDTVCSTCSDGTFSDGTFTSCQNHKQCESENRELLRAGTKTEDAQCGDIPSDRTGLIVGVVVVVHLALVLVLTAWCYRKKIKSCLNRKKSSAEAHQTVCFTSLYSQSASQLDH; encoded by the exons atgaagttCAGAAGAAATCCTCGGTTCACGGCTTCATTGCTG aTTTTTATGATGAATATATTCGTAAGTCGAACCTTCACCTGCCGTCGGACAGAATATGTGTTTGGAGACGAGTGCTGTCCCATGTGTCCCATCG GGACTCGAGTTAAAACAGACTGTGTGTCCTGTCAGCCGTGCAGAGAGGGGACTTTCATGAATAAAATGAACGGATTCAAACTTTGTTTTCCCTGCAGAGAATGTGGAGCAG GTTCTGCTCTGAAGATGAAGACGTCGTGTACGATACGATCAGACACAGTTTGTGAACCTCTGGAAGGATTTTACTGCTCAGAGTTTACAGTGTACGACTGTTTTgaagcaaagaaacacagacgCTGTGAACCAGGAGAATACATCAGTCAGAGAG GAACTTCCTCCACAGACACCGTGTGCTCGACCTGCTCTGATGGAACTTTTTCAGACGGGACGTTTACATCTTGTCAGAATCACAAACA ATGTGAATCAGAGAATCGAGAGCTGCTGAGAGCAGGAACTAAGACAGAGGACGCTCAGTGTGGAGATATACCATCAGACAGGACTGGACTGATAGtcggtgttgttgttgtggttcaTTTAGCTCTCGTGCTTGTATTAACAGCGTGGTGTTAcagaaagaagataaaaagtTGTCTAAACAGAA AAAAAAGTTCAGCAGAAGCTCATCAGACGGTATGTTTTACATCTCTTTACTCTCAATCAGCTTCACAGTTAGATCATTAA